One part of the Corynebacterium sp. CNCTC7651 genome encodes these proteins:
- a CDS encoding cation-translocating P-type ATPase, with protein MSIHDAEATESALSSSIAEARSAARLAGIEPGGGRVFGDEDERRANCSYAYQLSDIKDGPQLADIEEALEAIPGVSVQLVYSTSMAWITAPADLDPQVLEDIIAGFGVTTTMTDSTLRRQALRGEMERRSPRLSTRGMSGRIRRRRQHAQEDLTAAREAGFVRRAARSAASSDVLFTARDLVTPTRLIMAIVLSLPVIVLSYGPGLQFPGWQWVCFALATPVALWCALPFHRAMAGGVRRGMSALDGASSIAVLAAYVWSAAALLFTDAGTIGWTSSGGWMPTRRGEDIELFLDVACGVTMLLLIGRFNTKRVGERLVDRMARLTPPPEHEYTVTRRGKLTDEPLPLSEINRGDDVTLVRGDIVPVDGEVIGGAAKVSHLLIDAPSHTSVKVGDRIAAGTKIERGKLKVRTDRTGHATRWAEVSRWVADATKRQNAATMLSTKSAGLLIPTAYVLAVVDFAMWLLLTGDYNAAFSTALAILAVIAPVALAISPALATRNGIEAAAQNGILVRDGTTLRRLDDVDTVVFNRVGTLVERDMTVETVTAARGEESELVLLVAAALLMESNHPASRAIVAEARDAKGYGAPWRVEPEAVTIHADGRCEGRVAIRPVTDVHNPDGTVVPVEDRVTHLDAELWRPTNLSQLSGRLALAATSGGAPIVVRWKGKDRGVITLHDPAKNDAIEAIDRLESMGTTTVMLTRDAYVVARRFADMMGITSVLAGITAQDKPGAVRQLHTRGANFAVVGTASVMDVVAVADVGMIYAEDEFFDRGFKQAEMVADVVFIRDDVLAVPQIIEHGRRVSRIIDSNMIFANVYNLVAVGLAAFGVMPPMGATLLMLGSSLIIEYRSVNARRFPQ; from the coding sequence GTGTCTATCCACGACGCGGAAGCGACAGAAAGCGCACTTTCCAGCTCCATCGCGGAGGCCCGCTCCGCCGCCAGGTTGGCCGGCATTGAGCCGGGCGGCGGCCGGGTGTTCGGCGACGAAGACGAACGCCGGGCCAACTGCTCTTACGCCTACCAGCTGAGCGACATCAAGGACGGCCCGCAGCTGGCGGACATCGAGGAAGCGCTCGAGGCCATCCCAGGCGTGTCCGTCCAGCTGGTGTATTCCACGTCCATGGCGTGGATTACCGCGCCGGCGGACCTGGACCCGCAGGTGCTGGAGGACATCATCGCCGGCTTCGGCGTCACCACCACCATGACGGATTCCACGCTGCGCCGCCAGGCACTGCGCGGCGAGATGGAGCGCCGCTCTCCGCGCCTGAGCACGCGCGGCATGTCCGGCCGGATCCGGCGCCGCCGCCAGCACGCGCAGGAGGACCTGACCGCCGCGCGCGAGGCCGGCTTTGTGCGCCGTGCGGCGCGGTCCGCCGCCAGCTCGGACGTGCTGTTCACTGCGCGCGACCTGGTCACCCCCACCAGGCTGATCATGGCCATTGTGCTGTCTTTGCCGGTGATTGTGCTCAGCTACGGCCCCGGGCTGCAGTTCCCCGGCTGGCAATGGGTCTGCTTCGCGCTGGCCACCCCGGTGGCGCTGTGGTGCGCGCTGCCGTTCCACCGCGCGATGGCGGGCGGTGTGCGCCGCGGCATGTCCGCGCTGGACGGCGCCAGCTCCATCGCGGTGTTGGCCGCCTACGTCTGGTCCGCCGCCGCACTGCTGTTCACGGATGCCGGCACCATCGGCTGGACATCCAGCGGCGGGTGGATGCCCACGCGCCGCGGCGAGGACATCGAGCTTTTCCTCGACGTCGCGTGCGGCGTCACCATGCTGCTGCTCATCGGCCGCTTCAACACCAAGCGCGTGGGCGAGCGCTTGGTGGACCGGATGGCGCGCCTCACCCCGCCGCCGGAGCACGAATACACCGTGACGCGCCGCGGCAAACTCACCGATGAGCCGCTGCCGCTCTCCGAAATCAACCGCGGCGACGACGTCACGCTGGTCCGGGGGGACATTGTCCCCGTGGACGGCGAGGTCATCGGAGGTGCCGCCAAGGTGAGCCATTTGCTTATCGACGCTCCCTCCCACACCTCCGTGAAAGTGGGCGACCGCATCGCTGCCGGCACCAAGATCGAACGCGGCAAGCTCAAGGTGCGCACGGACCGCACCGGCCACGCAACCCGTTGGGCAGAGGTGAGCCGCTGGGTGGCGGACGCGACTAAGCGGCAAAACGCCGCGACGATGCTGTCCACCAAGTCCGCCGGCCTGCTGATCCCTACGGCGTATGTGCTTGCCGTGGTGGATTTCGCCATGTGGCTGCTACTCACCGGCGATTACAACGCGGCGTTTTCCACCGCGCTGGCCATCTTGGCGGTGATTGCGCCGGTGGCGTTGGCGATCTCCCCGGCGCTGGCTACCCGGAACGGCATCGAGGCCGCCGCGCAGAACGGCATCTTGGTGCGGGACGGCACGACGCTGCGCCGTTTGGACGACGTGGACACGGTGGTGTTCAACCGAGTTGGCACCCTGGTGGAGCGGGACATGACGGTGGAGACTGTCACCGCCGCACGGGGCGAAGAATCTGAACTGGTGCTCTTGGTTGCCGCGGCGCTGTTGATGGAGTCGAACCACCCGGCGTCGCGCGCCATCGTCGCTGAAGCGCGCGACGCAAAGGGATACGGCGCGCCGTGGAGAGTTGAGCCGGAGGCTGTGACCATCCATGCGGACGGGCGCTGCGAGGGCCGCGTAGCCATCCGCCCGGTGACGGATGTGCACAATCCGGACGGCACAGTGGTGCCGGTCGAAGACCGGGTAACGCACCTCGACGCTGAGCTGTGGCGCCCCACCAATCTCTCCCAGCTCAGCGGCCGTTTGGCGCTGGCGGCGACAAGCGGCGGCGCGCCCATCGTGGTGCGGTGGAAGGGTAAGGACCGCGGCGTGATCACGCTGCATGACCCGGCGAAGAACGACGCCATCGAGGCCATCGACCGGCTGGAATCCATGGGCACGACCACCGTCATGCTCACCAGGGACGCCTACGTGGTGGCCCGCCGGTTTGCGGACATGATGGGCATCACCTCCGTGTTGGCCGGCATCACCGCACAGGACAAGCCGGGCGCGGTGCGCCAGCTGCACACCCGCGGCGCGAACTTCGCGGTGGTGGGCACAGCCTCGGTGATGGACGTGGTGGCTGTGGCGGACGTCGGCATGATTTACGCGGAGGACGAGTTCTTCGACCGCGGCTTCAAGCAGGCGGAGATGGTGGCGGACGTGGTGTTCATCCGCGACGATGTCCTAGCCGTGCCGCAGATCATCGAGCACGGGCGCCGGGTGAGCCGCATCATCGACTCAAACATGATCTTCGCCAACGTATACAACCTGGTGGCTGTGGGACTGGCGGCGTTCGGTGTCATGCCGCCGATGGGCGCCACGCTGCTCATGCTCGGGTCCTCCCTGATCATCGAGTACCGCTCCGTGAACGCCCGCCGCTTCCCCCAGTAG
- the hemE gene encoding uroporphyrinogen decarboxylase, translating to MTRRELTNAPLIEAAYGRTPSRTPVWFMRQAGRSLPEYRQVREGLPMLDSCFMPELLAEITLQPVRRHDMDGAILFSDIVVPLKAAGVDVEIVPGRGPVMGEAIRSKADVDKLPVLEHEVREVAEGIRIILEELNERQALIGFVGAPFTLASYLVEGGPSKNHEKTKAMMHGEPETWHALMRKLVPTIVAFLRTQVEAGIDAMQLFDSWAGFLTEADYRSHVLPYSFEILESVAGEIPRIHFGVTTGELLGAMSEAGSEVMGVDWRVPLDVAASRFASPRVLQGNLDPAMLFAGEEVVRREVARIKGEAKRALNDGTATGHIFNLGHGVLPTTDPDAITQAVRMIHEEA from the coding sequence ATGACCAGACGCGAGCTGACCAACGCCCCGCTCATCGAGGCCGCCTACGGCCGCACCCCCAGCCGCACCCCGGTGTGGTTCATGCGCCAGGCCGGCCGCTCCCTGCCTGAGTACCGCCAGGTGCGCGAAGGCCTCCCCATGCTGGATTCCTGCTTCATGCCGGAGCTGCTCGCGGAGATCACGCTCCAGCCGGTGCGCCGCCACGACATGGACGGCGCCATCCTGTTCTCCGACATCGTGGTACCCCTCAAAGCCGCCGGCGTCGATGTAGAAATCGTCCCGGGCCGCGGCCCCGTCATGGGGGAGGCGATTCGCTCGAAGGCGGACGTCGATAAGCTCCCAGTGCTCGAGCACGAGGTGCGGGAGGTTGCGGAGGGGATCCGGATCATCCTGGAGGAGCTGAACGAGCGCCAGGCGCTGATCGGGTTCGTCGGCGCGCCGTTTACGCTGGCCAGCTACCTGGTGGAGGGCGGGCCGAGCAAGAACCACGAGAAGACGAAGGCCATGATGCACGGTGAGCCGGAGACGTGGCACGCGCTGATGCGCAAACTCGTGCCCACCATCGTGGCGTTCCTGCGCACGCAGGTGGAGGCGGGCATTGACGCGATGCAGCTGTTCGACTCCTGGGCCGGCTTCCTCACCGAGGCGGACTACCGCAGCCACGTGCTGCCGTACTCCTTCGAGATCCTCGAGTCCGTCGCCGGCGAGATCCCGCGCATCCACTTCGGCGTGACCACCGGCGAGCTGCTCGGCGCCATGAGCGAGGCCGGCAGCGAGGTCATGGGCGTGGACTGGCGCGTCCCCCTCGACGTCGCCGCGTCGCGCTTCGCGTCCCCGCGCGTGTTGCAGGGCAACCTCGATCCCGCCATGCTCTTCGCGGGCGAGGAGGTGGTGCGCCGCGAGGTCGCGCGCATTAAGGGCGAGGCCAAGCGCGCGCTTAACGACGGTACCGCGACCGGCCACATCTTCAACCTGGGCCACGGCGTGCTGCCCACCACCGATCCGGACGCGATCACGCAGGCCGTGCGCATGATCCACGAGGAGGCATAA